In Flammeovirgaceae bacterium 311, one DNA window encodes the following:
- a CDS encoding hypothetical protein (COG0438 Glycosyltransferase) → MKLIGKNILIISPEAWGEYFVSKHHYATELAAQGNYVYFLNPPSKGYTIESTKFDNLSILNYPGFPKGMRYYPNFLQKHFIANRYQKLEHLSCKHFDIVWSFDTSVFYDFSALPASVIKILHIVDLNQDFQTESAAKTADICLCTTELIKAKLLPFNINTHKIHHGVRLNEFGNGIDRQIKLPGNNLIKALYVGNLSMQFLDWEKLLTVIRSHANIDFLFLGPEGRSNLSTSIITSSAKDEIKSLPNTYFMPPVPADLIMYYLLAADLLLVSYKEDNYDDQASPHKIMEYLASGKPVVATWTEEYADKDLLYMSKSMEDFLKIFSWVIDNIGSASSELSAAKRKAFAADNTYTEQIRKIQELIQIRNEK, encoded by the coding sequence ATGAAGCTAATAGGTAAAAATATTTTAATCATTTCTCCAGAGGCCTGGGGCGAGTATTTTGTTTCAAAGCACCATTATGCCACTGAACTAGCTGCACAAGGTAACTATGTGTATTTTCTTAATCCGCCTTCTAAAGGGTATACGATTGAATCAACAAAGTTTGATAACTTATCTATTTTAAATTATCCCGGATTTCCAAAAGGGATGCGATATTACCCAAATTTTCTTCAAAAACATTTTATCGCTAATAGATATCAGAAGTTAGAGCACTTGAGTTGTAAGCACTTTGATATTGTTTGGTCTTTTGATACTTCAGTTTTTTATGACTTTTCTGCCTTACCTGCTTCTGTAATTAAAATTCTACACATTGTTGATTTGAATCAAGACTTTCAAACAGAATCAGCAGCAAAAACAGCAGACATTTGCCTCTGTACCACTGAACTAATCAAAGCTAAATTACTACCCTTCAATATCAATACTCATAAGATACATCATGGAGTGAGGCTGAATGAATTCGGTAATGGCATAGATAGACAGATCAAATTGCCAGGAAATAATTTAATAAAAGCTTTATATGTAGGGAATCTTTCTATGCAGTTCTTGGATTGGGAAAAGTTATTGACTGTAATACGATCTCATGCAAATATAGACTTTCTATTCCTTGGCCCTGAAGGTAGAAGTAATCTATCAACATCTATTATTACCAGCTCGGCAAAAGACGAAATAAAGAGTCTGCCTAACACATATTTTATGCCACCTGTGCCTGCCGATCTAATTATGTATTATTTGTTAGCAGCTGATTTGTTACTTGTGTCATATAAGGAAGATAATTACGATGATCAGGCTAGCCCACATAAAATAATGGAATATCTAGCCTCAGGTAAACCAGTTGTCGCAACCTGGACCGAAGAGTATGCTGATAAAGATTTGCTTTATATGTCTAAATCCATGGAGGATTTTCTAAAAATATTTAGTTGGGTAATTGATAATATTGGTTCCGCCTCTAGTGAGTTGTCTGCTGCTAAAAGAAAGGCTTTTGCAGCAGACAATACTTATACAGAGCAAATCAGAAAAATTCAAGAACTAATACAGATTAGAAATGAAAAATAA
- a CDS encoding pas/pac sensor signal transduction histidine kinase (COG0642 Signal transduction histidine kinase): protein MQWIWYKKRYKECKMAEQAFMKSEQRHGNLFDNSLVAMLRADIISGEILEANGKAWKLIGIAPGPGISLTDIFINDDERLNALKLLREHRLVENHEMQVRTCDERSLWISLSACYYAEEGMVECVLKDITETKQTLLELQKVNFELDNFVYHASHDLRSPLRSILGLINLLRIEDNEKAKQNCVDMIEGSIKRLDNLVQDLLSMSRNNRVNDAHVEVNLMNEINYSFANFYHVSDTKNLEIVTKVIQPITFKSDITRIRIILNNLISNAIKYRSYERERSYIHIDVAVNNTEAVFIVEDNGEGIPLSKQDYIFDMFVRASESSEGSGLGLYIVKNVLEKLNGTITMESEENVGTRFTVRLPNRLNEPAE from the coding sequence TTGCAGTGGATCTGGTATAAAAAGCGCTATAAAGAATGTAAGATGGCGGAACAAGCATTTATGAAAAGTGAGCAAAGGCATGGAAACCTGTTTGATAATTCACTGGTGGCCATGCTGCGGGCGGATATCATCAGCGGTGAGATCCTGGAGGCTAATGGAAAGGCCTGGAAGCTGATTGGCATTGCCCCCGGCCCCGGTATTTCCCTCACGGATATTTTCATAAATGACGATGAACGCCTGAATGCGCTGAAACTGCTGCGCGAGCACCGGCTGGTTGAAAACCATGAGATGCAGGTGCGCACCTGTGATGAGCGCTCACTGTGGATCTCGCTCTCGGCTTGCTATTATGCGGAAGAGGGCATGGTGGAGTGTGTGCTGAAAGATATTACCGAAACTAAGCAAACTCTGCTGGAGCTCCAGAAAGTAAATTTTGAGCTCGATAACTTTGTGTACCACGCCTCACACGACCTGCGCTCGCCGCTGCGGTCTATCCTGGGACTGATTAACCTGCTGCGCATTGAGGATAACGAAAAGGCAAAGCAGAACTGCGTAGACATGATCGAGGGCAGCATCAAACGCCTCGATAACCTGGTGCAGGACCTCCTTAGCATGAGCCGCAACAACCGTGTGAACGATGCCCATGTAGAGGTAAACCTGATGAATGAAATCAATTACTCCTTCGCCAACTTCTACCATGTATCGGATACCAAAAACCTGGAGATCGTAACAAAGGTGATTCAGCCGATCACGTTTAAATCAGATATTACCCGCATCCGCATCATCCTGAACAACCTGATCTCCAACGCCATTAAATACCGCAGTTACGAACGTGAGCGTTCCTACATCCACATCGATGTAGCGGTAAATAATACAGAGGCGGTTTTTATTGTAGAAGACAACGGAGAGGGTATTCCGCTCTCTAAACAGGATTATATCTTCGATATGTTTGTGCGGGCATCCGAAAGCAGTGAAGGCTCCGGCCTCGGCCTTTATATCGTAAAGAATGTGCTGGAGAAGCTCAACGGCACGATTACCATGGAGTCTGAAGAAAATGTAGGAACCCGCTTTACAGTCCGTTTGCCGAACCGCTTAAACGAGCCAGCCGAATAA
- a CDS encoding phosphoribosyltransferase (COG2065 Pyrimidine operon attenuation protein/uracil phosphoribosyltransferase) — translation MSLILQETEIQQKVRRIAFEIYENNFEEQELWLAGIEGQGWNFALMLQEVLRQISPLQVSLMRLELNKFTPSQTEVLLHGAPDSLANKTVILTDDVLNTGRTLAYSLKPFLQQPVRKLEIAVLVNRSHTTFPVQAKYTGYELATTLSDHIEVQLSAEKMAVYLQ, via the coding sequence ATGTCCCTCATACTCCAGGAAACAGAAATACAGCAGAAGGTACGGAGAATTGCCTTTGAGATTTACGAGAATAATTTTGAGGAGCAGGAGCTCTGGCTGGCCGGTATTGAAGGGCAGGGGTGGAACTTTGCCCTTATGCTGCAGGAGGTGCTCCGGCAGATCAGTCCGCTGCAGGTTTCGCTGATGCGACTGGAACTGAATAAATTCACCCCCTCCCAAACAGAGGTGCTGCTGCATGGGGCACCGGATTCACTGGCCAATAAGACTGTGATCCTCACAGACGACGTGCTCAACACCGGCCGTACCCTGGCCTACAGCCTCAAGCCCTTTCTGCAGCAGCCTGTCCGCAAGCTGGAAATTGCTGTGCTGGTGAACCGCAGCCATACCACCTTTCCCGTGCAGGCCAAGTACACCGGCTACGAGCTGGCCACCACACTTTCAGACCATATCGAGGTGCAGCTGTCGGCCGAAAAAATGGCAGTTTACCTCCAGTAA
- a CDS encoding group 1 glycosyl transferase (COG0438 Glycosyltransferase), whose protein sequence is MFKIAMLLPEESVFSAIEGGPVVRWVYEVISRNISIDIKYKILVKNTKNDFERTLDIITPARGIYSLLGKFTKISPSFKIYLYCLSHYKLIRDCKVVHIQNRPEYAVVLRKLGFNGIIILHVHNERIHFFSERYIIELDRAIDAVISCSEKVAQKYRPLSDSLYNKTKVIYNGVNPSLFKPASEIKKSSLLYVGRLVEGKGVHLLIDAFQLLLQDFPGLTLTIVGAGHYGKTELQTPFEKSLFQKIKNIEQGRVICLGYLEHDTELPAVFNQHTILCLPSLTTEAFPMVVVEAMFCKLLVVASDVGGVSEAIDSERGVLVADITVERLYLALKNVLNDQELTLDLREKSYHYAQKEFTWEKVTKDYFEFILKLVENESIAHSKLVS, encoded by the coding sequence ATGTTTAAGATAGCCATGTTGCTTCCTGAGGAATCGGTTTTTAGCGCTATAGAGGGAGGACCAGTAGTAAGGTGGGTATATGAAGTTATAAGCCGGAATATCAGTATAGATATTAAATACAAGATCTTAGTAAAAAATACTAAAAATGATTTTGAACGAACATTAGATATCATAACCCCCGCTAGGGGTATATATTCACTGCTAGGAAAATTCACTAAAATATCACCCTCTTTCAAAATATATCTTTATTGTTTGTCTCATTATAAATTGATTAGAGACTGCAAAGTTGTACATATACAAAATAGGCCGGAGTATGCTGTAGTGTTGCGTAAACTTGGGTTTAATGGTATAATAATTCTTCATGTTCATAATGAAAGGATCCACTTTTTTAGTGAAAGATATATTATTGAATTAGACAGAGCCATTGATGCAGTAATTTCATGTAGTGAAAAAGTAGCTCAAAAATATAGGCCACTGAGTGATTCTCTCTATAATAAAACCAAAGTCATTTATAATGGTGTAAATCCTAGCTTATTTAAACCTGCATCAGAAATCAAGAAATCTTCGCTTTTATATGTGGGTAGATTAGTTGAGGGAAAAGGTGTTCATTTATTGATAGATGCATTTCAGTTATTGCTACAAGATTTTCCAGGTTTGACATTAACTATAGTAGGTGCAGGCCATTATGGTAAAACAGAATTACAAACTCCTTTTGAAAAGTCGCTCTTTCAGAAGATTAAAAATATAGAGCAAGGGAGGGTTATATGTCTTGGCTATTTAGAACATGATACAGAATTGCCTGCAGTATTCAATCAGCATACTATTTTGTGTCTTCCTTCTCTGACCACTGAGGCTTTTCCCATGGTTGTGGTTGAAGCCATGTTTTGCAAGTTGCTTGTGGTAGCCTCAGACGTAGGAGGAGTAAGTGAAGCTATTGATTCTGAACGTGGAGTTCTAGTAGCTGACATAACAGTAGAACGATTATATTTGGCTTTGAAGAATGTTCTAAATGATCAAGAACTAACTCTAGACCTGAGGGAGAAAAGCTATCACTATGCCCAGAAAGAATTTACATGGGAAAAAGTAACAAAGGATTATTTCGAGTTTATCCTGAAATTGGTTGAAAATGAGAGTATTGCACATAGCAAACTGGTATCCTAA
- a CDS encoding transcriptional regulator (COG1522 Transcriptional regulators), with the protein MNYKLDQIDRKILEILQINAKITNAQLSKEVGLSPAPTLERVKKLEQTGIIESYHAKLDPAKIGLGVSTFVHVGLKGHNKENIEVFLSAIRGIDEIIECHHVTGTGDFILRVIAKDITSYQRLMLEKVSEIPVVDNLQSMVILSTFKEKKSMPLPL; encoded by the coding sequence ATGAATTACAAGCTCGATCAGATCGACCGCAAGATTCTGGAGATACTGCAAATTAATGCGAAGATCACAAATGCACAGCTTTCCAAGGAAGTAGGACTGTCGCCGGCACCAACGCTGGAAAGGGTGAAAAAGCTGGAGCAAACAGGCATTATTGAAAGCTACCACGCAAAATTAGATCCTGCGAAAATAGGCCTGGGGGTTTCTACCTTTGTGCATGTAGGCCTCAAAGGGCATAATAAAGAAAATATCGAGGTGTTTCTGTCGGCCATCCGCGGTATCGATGAGATCATCGAATGCCACCACGTTACCGGCACCGGCGATTTTATCCTGCGGGTGATTGCCAAAGACATTACCTCTTACCAGCGCCTGATGCTGGAGAAGGTAAGCGAAATACCCGTTGTGGACAACCTGCAATCGATGGTGATCCTTTCTACCTTCAAGGAAAAGAAAAGTATGCCGCTGCCCCTGTAA
- a CDS encoding family 2 glycosyl transferase (COG0463 Glycosyltransferases involved in cell wall biogenesis) produces MILMYQNGASKVSKQLLVSIIMPAYNASNYIEKAINSVIYQSYTHWELIIINDGSTDTTRQCVLNYTDTRIRYHEQANRGVSAARNLGLSYATGNFICFLDADDEYPFDSILDRVSLFLEHPYLSFADGMVEVRDRNLDKVLYHKYHSWEGQVFDQLIQLNPDCFFGPSWMLKADIVNDISFKEGMTHGEDLLFYIEAARKGGYYKATNSCVLYYRKSSSSAMSNLDGLAKGYRILYASVKSMPESGFIPVFNLKMKIKKIMALSYLSKSQYLKACNALISLP; encoded by the coding sequence ATGATTTTGATGTATCAAAATGGGGCTTCAAAAGTGAGTAAACAATTGCTTGTTTCTATCATTATGCCCGCCTACAATGCAAGTAATTACATTGAAAAGGCAATCAATTCTGTTATATATCAGTCTTACACGCATTGGGAATTAATTATAATAAATGATGGTAGTACAGATACTACTCGGCAATGTGTTTTAAATTATACTGACACTCGTATCAGATACCATGAACAGGCTAATAGAGGCGTCTCTGCAGCTAGAAATTTAGGTTTATCATATGCGACAGGTAATTTTATATGTTTTCTTGATGCTGATGATGAGTATCCGTTTGACAGTATTCTTGATAGAGTAAGTTTGTTTTTGGAACACCCTTATTTGTCATTTGCAGATGGAATGGTTGAAGTAAGAGACAGAAATCTTGATAAAGTGTTATATCATAAATACCATAGCTGGGAGGGTCAGGTATTTGATCAGCTTATTCAACTGAATCCAGATTGTTTCTTTGGACCCTCCTGGATGTTGAAAGCTGATATTGTAAATGATATCTCATTCAAGGAAGGCATGACTCATGGAGAAGATCTGCTTTTTTATATAGAAGCAGCCAGAAAGGGAGGATATTATAAAGCTACAAATAGCTGTGTGTTGTATTACAGGAAGAGTTCTTCTTCCGCTATGTCTAACTTGGATGGTTTGGCCAAAGGATACAGGATATTATATGCTTCTGTCAAGTCAATGCCTGAATCAGGTTTTATTCCTGTATTCAATCTCAAGATGAAAATAAAGAAAATCATGGCGCTCTCATATCTAAGCAAAAGCCAGTACCTGAAAGCTTGCAATGCATTGATATCGTTACCATGA
- a CDS encoding 3-methyl-2-oxobutanoate hydroxymethyltransferase (COG0413 Ketopantoate hydroxymethyltransferase), giving the protein MSVHKSSIRKITTHQLQEMKSRGEKISMLTAYDYSMARILDAAGTDVLLVGDSASNVMAGNDTTLPITLDHMIWHASGVVKAVERALVVVDIPFGSYQANSTEALKSAIRIMKESGAHAVKVEGGREIQESVVRILSAGVPVMGHLGLTPQSIYKFGTYSVRAKEQGEAERLIEDAIMLEECGCFALVLEKIPASLAQSVAQKLKIPVIGIGAGPDVDGQVLVVHDMLGITQDFKPRFLRQYADLNTIINDAVVRYINDVKAKSFPSEEESY; this is encoded by the coding sequence ATGTCAGTACATAAGTCAAGCATCCGTAAAATCACCACCCACCAGCTACAGGAAATGAAAAGCAGGGGAGAGAAGATCTCCATGCTGACGGCCTACGATTATTCCATGGCGCGTATTCTTGATGCCGCCGGTACCGATGTGCTGTTGGTAGGCGATTCGGCCTCTAACGTAATGGCCGGCAATGATACCACGCTGCCCATTACCCTGGACCATATGATCTGGCATGCCAGCGGGGTGGTGAAGGCTGTGGAGCGGGCACTGGTGGTGGTGGATATTCCCTTTGGCAGCTACCAGGCCAATAGTACGGAGGCCCTGAAATCAGCCATCCGCATCATGAAGGAAAGCGGCGCTCATGCCGTGAAGGTAGAAGGCGGCAGGGAAATCCAGGAATCGGTGGTGCGGATTCTTAGTGCCGGGGTACCGGTCATGGGTCACCTGGGCCTCACCCCGCAGTCTATCTACAAGTTTGGAACCTACAGTGTACGTGCCAAAGAACAGGGAGAGGCCGAGCGGCTGATAGAGGATGCCATTATGCTGGAAGAATGCGGCTGTTTTGCCCTGGTGCTGGAGAAAATTCCGGCCTCACTTGCGCAATCGGTCGCACAAAAGCTGAAGATTCCTGTTATAGGCATAGGTGCCGGCCCCGATGTGGACGGACAGGTGCTGGTGGTACACGATATGCTGGGCATCACCCAGGATTTTAAACCAAGGTTCCTGCGCCAGTACGCCGACCTCAACACCATCATCAATGATGCGGTAGTCCGCTATATCAACGATGTAAAAGCAAAGAGCTTTCCGAGTGAGGAGGAGAGCTATTAG
- a CDS encoding group 1 glycosyl transferase (COG0438 Glycosyltransferase), whose product MRVLHIANWYPNRWENKEALFIQEHISALQQYCHNDTVHIEIRYNPDTVFRLVKYRISPTEEAYIILTKIKVWRIIEFLYLKTLVWVLIKYKINSRYNLINVHIAYPLLTHINILKKIIKVPIVVTEHWTAYHYNFNLPETTTKLDRIKKIFSSELPIITVSKALCNDIKTFSGCFDHSCTVVPNVVNEQLFYYKEKEKDKLVFFMINYWRTIKKPFVILNAFREVLKVYPHAQLRIAGYGPLWDEIIAYVEEYNLLGNISLLGKLEKEDVAKEMQNCLLFIHSADYETFSVVCAEALMCGTPVIMTNLAAVAEFINSSNGRLINQGQSWAEAIIEEVKNYSKYQNLAIADYAKARFSSKAVGEKYYTYLEELCNEANR is encoded by the coding sequence ATGAGAGTATTGCACATAGCAAACTGGTATCCTAATCGTTGGGAAAATAAAGAAGCACTTTTTATACAGGAACATATTTCTGCATTACAGCAATATTGCCATAATGATACGGTACATATTGAAATCAGATATAATCCAGATACAGTATTTAGACTAGTAAAGTATAGAATAAGCCCTACAGAAGAAGCTTACATTATATTAACGAAAATAAAAGTATGGCGGATCATTGAATTCTTATACTTAAAAACTTTAGTGTGGGTACTAATTAAGTATAAGATCAATAGTAGGTATAACCTAATTAATGTTCATATAGCATATCCATTACTTACTCATATAAACATTCTCAAGAAGATAATCAAAGTTCCAATTGTTGTTACTGAGCATTGGACTGCATATCATTACAATTTTAATTTACCTGAAACGACAACAAAGTTAGACAGAATCAAAAAAATTTTCTCTTCTGAATTACCTATAATTACTGTTTCAAAAGCATTGTGCAATGACATAAAGACGTTTTCTGGATGTTTTGACCACTCTTGCACAGTAGTGCCTAATGTAGTTAATGAGCAACTGTTTTACTACAAAGAAAAAGAAAAGGACAAGTTGGTTTTTTTTATGATCAATTATTGGCGTACTATAAAAAAGCCATTTGTTATTTTAAATGCATTTAGAGAGGTGTTAAAGGTTTATCCACATGCTCAATTACGTATAGCAGGATATGGGCCTTTATGGGATGAAATCATTGCTTATGTTGAAGAATATAATCTACTTGGAAATATTAGTTTACTTGGTAAATTAGAAAAAGAAGATGTGGCAAAAGAAATGCAAAATTGCCTTCTCTTTATTCATTCTGCAGATTATGAAACTTTTTCGGTTGTTTGTGCAGAAGCCCTTATGTGTGGTACACCTGTGATAATGACTAATTTGGCAGCTGTTGCAGAATTTATTAACTCTTCAAATGGAAGATTGATAAATCAAGGACAAAGTTGGGCTGAGGCTATAATTGAAGAAGTGAAGAACTACTCTAAATATCAAAATCTTGCCATAGCTGATTATGCAAAGGCAAGATTTAGTTCAAAAGCGGTAGGTGAGAAATATTATACTTATTTGGAGGAACTTTGTAATGAAGCTAATAGGTAA
- a CDS encoding group 1 glycosyl transferase (COG0438 Glycosyltransferase): protein MKILFLGYWSANEGLSVSTIYPHLQVLAAFPFVDRIFYCSIERESTLPAFSIQLPKVSHIPLHSPPQQNVILNKVNDFILFPKKLNTIIAQEHIDLLICRGAPAGILGHLVHLYTKIPYWVESFEPHAAYMLESGVWPKWDLRYLIEHFGESAQLRTATAIMPVAEGYRSVLISKAVPEEKLMTLPCTVDVDYFGFRETTRRQVRAALGLADQAVCGIYVGKFGGLYYDEEAFEIFRLSRQLIPNFHLIILSPQPAEEIRKKLMDVGFQENEFFVDGKPHHEIPLYLHAADFAYALYRPSPSKKYLSPIKIGEYWAAGLPVMLSEGVGDETEIIAAGKGGVLFTMKSVQTALKEMRKVVEAVSKSDYKELAIKYRGRRHIAQVYEKAFALTAAKPSSDIYLQTK from the coding sequence ATGAAAATTCTTTTTCTGGGATATTGGAGTGCGAATGAAGGGCTTTCAGTGTCAACCATATATCCGCATTTGCAGGTATTGGCTGCATTCCCTTTTGTGGACAGGATCTTCTACTGCTCTATTGAGCGGGAGTCAACACTACCTGCATTTTCTATTCAGCTACCGAAGGTTTCACATATACCGCTGCACAGTCCTCCCCAACAAAATGTTATTCTTAATAAGGTTAATGATTTCATCTTATTCCCGAAGAAGCTTAATACAATTATCGCACAAGAGCATATTGATCTTTTGATTTGTAGGGGTGCTCCTGCAGGCATACTTGGTCATCTTGTTCATCTATATACAAAAATCCCATACTGGGTAGAATCCTTTGAACCTCATGCTGCTTATATGCTGGAATCTGGTGTTTGGCCTAAGTGGGATCTGCGTTACCTGATTGAACACTTTGGAGAGTCGGCGCAACTCAGAACAGCTACAGCGATTATGCCTGTGGCTGAGGGGTATCGATCTGTACTTATCAGCAAAGCGGTGCCAGAGGAGAAACTTATGACATTGCCATGTACAGTCGATGTCGACTACTTTGGGTTCAGAGAAACAACCAGACGGCAAGTAAGAGCTGCATTGGGATTAGCAGATCAGGCTGTCTGTGGAATTTATGTTGGCAAGTTTGGAGGCTTATATTATGATGAGGAAGCCTTTGAGATATTCAGATTATCCAGGCAGCTTATTCCAAATTTTCATTTGATCATTTTGAGTCCCCAGCCAGCTGAAGAAATTCGGAAAAAACTTATGGATGTTGGTTTTCAGGAGAATGAGTTTTTTGTGGATGGTAAACCTCATCATGAGATCCCCCTGTACCTCCATGCTGCAGATTTCGCTTATGCGCTGTACCGTCCTTCACCCTCAAAGAAATATTTATCGCCTATTAAAATTGGGGAATATTGGGCGGCTGGCCTGCCTGTAATGTTAAGTGAAGGTGTTGGTGATGAAACTGAAATTATAGCGGCCGGTAAAGGGGGAGTTTTATTTACAATGAAGAGTGTGCAAACAGCGCTGAAAGAAATGAGGAAAGTGGTAGAGGCTGTATCAAAATCTGATTATAAAGAACTTGCGATTAAGTATAGGGGTAGGAGGCACATTGCACAAGTCTATGAAAAGGCCTTTGCATTGACAGCTGCCAAACCATCTTCCGATATCTATCTGCAAACAAAATAA
- a CDS encoding family 2 glycosyl transferase (COG0463 Glycosyltransferases involved in cell wall biogenesis), with translation MLKVSEYKPLVSVLLPAYNTERFIKEAIESVLNQTYENFELIILDDKSTDNTKHVIEGYKDDRIKIFNNEINIGFLRSRNRLMRLAKGDYIAFQDADDVYSRFKLEKQLAAFAADRELGACGVQYQRISSTGEYLSNVSSYPTNYQSIRDKLPEDFSFWPTSIMVKKEVVEDVGLLEEYFDRIGSDDYYWCAKIALRHKLINLPEIHFYYRNNPDSFTSYRNTNLRKLASTYIVKEILRHEISTGEDLFSDKGLNKVKQIEKYIFDQKLPQKKLALWFSYHGKYLHSLKTMGSILFYNPVQEKSFYKDFLYILKKFVVSKAGIR, from the coding sequence ATGTTAAAAGTTAGTGAATACAAGCCTCTGGTTTCTGTCTTGCTTCCTGCTTATAATACTGAAAGGTTTATCAAAGAGGCTATAGAAAGTGTTCTAAACCAGACTTATGAAAATTTTGAATTAATCATTTTAGATGATAAATCCACTGATAATACAAAACATGTTATAGAAGGATATAAGGATGACCGGATTAAAATCTTTAACAATGAGATTAATATAGGATTTTTGAGATCCCGAAATAGGCTGATGAGGCTGGCAAAGGGTGATTATATTGCTTTTCAGGATGCAGATGATGTTTATTCTCGATTCAAATTAGAGAAACAATTAGCTGCTTTTGCAGCTGATAGAGAATTAGGAGCATGTGGTGTACAATATCAAAGGATTAGTAGTACTGGAGAATACCTTTCCAATGTATCATCTTATCCAACAAATTATCAATCTATCAGAGATAAATTGCCTGAGGATTTTTCTTTTTGGCCAACTTCAATAATGGTAAAAAAAGAAGTAGTAGAGGATGTGGGGCTGCTGGAAGAGTATTTTGATAGAATTGGGAGTGATGATTATTATTGGTGTGCAAAGATTGCGCTGCGACATAAATTGATCAATTTACCAGAGATTCATTTTTATTATAGAAACAATCCCGATTCATTTACATCATATAGGAATACTAACCTTAGGAAATTAGCATCTACCTATATCGTAAAAGAAATACTAAGGCACGAAATTAGTACTGGAGAAGATTTGTTTTCAGATAAAGGTTTAAATAAAGTAAAACAAATTGAAAAATATATTTTCGATCAAAAGTTACCTCAAAAAAAACTAGCCTTATGGTTTAGTTATCACGGAAAATATTTGCATTCCTTGAAAACGATGGGTAGCATTCTTTTTTACAATCCAGTACAGGAGAAATCTTTTTATAAGGATTTTCTCTACATATTGAAAAAGTTTGTAGTGAGTAAGGCCGGAATAAGATGA
- a CDS encoding sulfotransferase superfamily protein: MRNVKYYYNKLNEKFIVQRAYFSKKASRPLNFFFIVSCGRSGTTLLRKLLMNSGVVHIPPETGDFIVQASQQYFQHRKKGWYVIVNSIVALVYTSNDFRYWNLDSEALKGYLLNIQESERTLQNLILGVYKYHQMLNSPNATLIGDKTPYLVLRLEWLKTLFPGAKIIHLVRDSRAVVNSRKSTLNESLEYAVNRWVWSVKEVFKYKKRLSLLEVKYEDLVNDPKSTLELISIYLEMNFTEQFFEDKKILLGDDIKPHHKKLNNPITSNEVNKWKSELTREEISYISTRTQKYLKIYNYPLDV, encoded by the coding sequence ATGAGGAATGTGAAATATTATTATAATAAATTGAATGAGAAGTTTATTGTTCAAAGGGCTTATTTTTCCAAAAAAGCCTCAAGACCATTAAACTTTTTTTTTATTGTTTCCTGTGGCCGAAGTGGGACGACCTTACTTAGAAAGCTTTTGATGAATTCTGGAGTAGTTCACATACCACCAGAGACAGGTGATTTTATTGTTCAGGCAAGCCAGCAATATTTCCAGCATAGGAAAAAAGGCTGGTATGTGATAGTAAATAGTATTGTTGCTCTGGTTTATACCAGCAATGACTTTAGATATTGGAATTTGGATTCGGAGGCACTAAAAGGATATCTTCTAAATATTCAGGAGAGTGAAAGAACACTTCAAAATCTTATTTTAGGTGTTTATAAATATCATCAAATGCTTAACAGTCCAAATGCTACATTGATAGGAGATAAAACACCATACCTGGTTCTAAGGCTTGAATGGCTAAAAACTTTATTCCCAGGCGCTAAGATTATACATCTAGTTAGAGACAGCAGAGCTGTTGTTAATTCTAGAAAAAGCACTTTAAATGAATCACTAGAGTACGCAGTAAATAGATGGGTCTGGTCAGTAAAAGAAGTTTTTAAATATAAAAAGCGACTTTCCCTTTTAGAGGTAAAGTATGAGGATTTAGTTAATGATCCCAAAAGTACGCTTGAACTGATTTCCATTTACCTGGAGATGAATTTCACTGAACAGTTCTTTGAAGATAAAAAAATATTATTAGGCGATGATATAAAACCTCATCATAAAAAGCTTAATAATCCTATTACTTCAAATGAAGTAAACAAGTGGAAGTCAGAGCTTACTAGAGAAGAGATTTCCTATATTTCAACACGTACTCAAAAGTATTTAAAAATTTATAATTATCCACTAGATGTTTAA